From a single Strix uralensis isolate ZFMK-TIS-50842 chromosome 27, bStrUra1, whole genome shotgun sequence genomic region:
- the SMIM24 gene encoding small integral membrane protein 24 yields the protein MPGVSQPLSLLVLLVLVATARGQAGTGPKELQPWLVGLTAVVIFLFIVFVLLLVNRLWQMRMRRKQSGLQDTPGTDRLEHGGHANAAAEKDSDEESNGEERSKVTSF from the exons ATGCCGGGGGTCTCGCAGCCCCTCTCGCTCCTGGTCCTGCTCGTCCTCGTCGCCACCGCCCGGGGACAGGCTG GCACCGGCCCCAaggagctgcagccctggctcGTTGGCCTCACGGCCGTCGTCATCTTCCTCTTCATCGTCTTCGTGCTCCTGCTCGTCAACCGGCTCTGGCAGATGAGGATGCGCAG GAAGCAGAGCGGCCTCCAGGACACCCCGGGCACTGACAG GCTGGAGCACGGCGGCCACGCCAACGCGGCGGCTGAGAAGGACAGCGACGAGGAGAGCAACGGCGAGGAGCGGAGCAAGGTCACGTCCTTCTGA
- the SMIM44 gene encoding small integral membrane protein 44 — MALAGGTPLPGTGEVWGSRHLLQYPPEEDGVLYVDYKPPALDSIRLPRYVLYLMMAATLVLLVAYAIVGHLIKDLMHDFADWAFGPKPEEEKVVMAKGTVPEVEWLDEDMVLAEGKPEDEGASGLPGMDIPLGLLTTAPRSSISFADTRKKRFF, encoded by the exons ATGGCCCTGGCAGGGGGCACCCCACTCCCTGGCACCGGGGAGGTGTGGGGGTCGCGGCACTTGCTGCAGTATCCCCCCGAGGAGGACGGGGTGCTGTACGTGGACTACAAGCCCCCCGCCCTGGACAGCATCCGCCTGCCCCGCTATGTCCTTTACCTGATGATGGCAGCcaccctggtgctgctggtggcatATGCCATCGTGGGCCACCTCATCAAGGACCTGATGCACGACTTCGCTG ACTGGGCGTTTGGGCCCAAGccggaggaggagaaggtggtgaTGGCTAAGGGGACCGTGCCGGAGGTGGAGTGGCTGGATGAGGACATGGTGCTGGCAGAGGGTAAACCCGAGGATGAAGGCGCCAGTGGCCTGCCCGGCATGGACATCCCGCTGGGGCTGCTCACCACCGCCCCGCGCAGCTCCATCTCCTTCGCCGACACCCGCAAGAAGAGGTTTTTCTAG